The sequence GGATCAGGCTCTGGCCCAGATCACGGCCGCCGTGCTGGGAGATCAAGAGATCGCCGGGTTCAATTACGACCTCTTTTACGGAGGCGAGGCGGCCGCGGCGGACGTCGTGGCCTGCGCCGCGGAAGTTCCCGCCTTCGCGCCACGGCGGTTGGTCGTCTACAAGGCGGCCGACAAGATTTCGGCCCGGGACGCAGACGTGTTGTTGCCGTATCTGGAGACCCCCTCCGAGTCTACGACGCTTGTCTTCGTTGCAGCCAAGCTGGACGGACGGTTGAAGCTCAGTCAAGCCCTGAACCGTTGCGCGGTGACGATCGACTGCGCGCCGTTGAGAGACGCGCAGCTAGCCGCCTGGATTCGGGAGGAAGCCCGGCGCATTGGTCTTCGACTGCAAGAGGAGGCTGTCACCCTGCTCAAGGACACGGCCGGAGAGGCGCTCTACGCTGTGCGGCAGGAACTTGAAAAGCTCGCGGCTTATGTGCCTCCCGGTGCTCTGGCCGGCCCTCGTGAAGTCGAGATGCTGCGAGGGACCGAGCCGGGAGCGTCGGTCTTCGATCTGGCGGCCGCTATCGGTGCGCAAGACCGCCGGCGCGCCTTGGCCATTCTGGCCAGGAATTTGGAGGCAGGAGAAGCGCCCTTGCGCATCCTGGGCGCGCTGATCTGGCAGTACCGCCGTCTTTGGAGAGTGAAAGAGACGCTCCGTCAGAACGGCCAAGAGTTCGAGGCGGCGCGAATGTTGCGGATGGATCATCGC comes from Nitrospirota bacterium and encodes:
- the holA gene encoding DNA polymerase III subunit delta; translation: MRYQDLAAALKKNGPAPVYVVTGEEDYLRDQALAQITAAVLGDQEIAGFNYDLFYGGEAAAADVVACAAEVPAFAPRRLVVYKAADKISARDADVLLPYLETPSESTTLVFVAAKLDGRLKLSQALNRCAVTIDCAPLRDAQLAAWIREEARRIGLRLQEEAVTLLKDTAGEALYAVRQELEKLAAYVPPGALAGPREVEMLRGTEPGASVFDLAAAIGAQDRRRALAILARNLEAGEAPLRILGALIWQYRRLWRVKETLRQNGQEFEAARMLRMDHRRVRPFLAQFSDAHLRTAFQLFLEADSRLKGGSAGSGRRVLEALLLGLCEMTGASSVAGSQPDQEIFPRQGSGKKAVRPTETVTRTGKP